From Vallitalea longa, one genomic window encodes:
- a CDS encoding beta-propeller domain-containing protein, translating into MKKNICRIGMLLIVLVSIGSYIIINKSACVKNEVDSIKEINSFELPTIKSKKEFVRLIQDNIVYNNALHSTGNITGFNNSSDRENLIFDDDNEGMVGGDVIRIDNKYIYIVNNNILYIVATNHQKLEVITKIYLKHETNISEIFIDDDKLIIIGNRSGFHLGELPVSTKEEKTTVEYQHRYDVNRGTCYVKIYDLNNIYSPKIVKDYTFDGNYILGEIIEHNLYMVSSRYVNYYSNVILECNVNETLLPVFMDNITRQRNIVDYDEIKYFPGSIETSYLVTIGINLVTMEDGPDVDVYLDTSGNIYLSENYLCVSSYDCKNDNTTIYEFLLNNGHIKENGKR; encoded by the coding sequence ATGAAAAAAAATATTTGTAGAATAGGAATGCTTTTGATTGTATTGGTCAGTATAGGTAGTTATATAATAATCAATAAATCTGCATGTGTGAAAAATGAAGTAGATAGTATTAAAGAAATCAATTCATTTGAATTACCTACAATAAAATCAAAAAAAGAATTTGTCAGATTAATACAAGATAATATAGTATATAATAATGCACTTCATAGTACTGGAAATATAACTGGATTCAATAACTCATCTGATAGAGAAAATCTGATTTTTGATGATGATAATGAAGGTATGGTTGGAGGGGATGTGATAAGAATAGATAATAAGTACATATATATCGTTAACAATAATATATTATATATTGTAGCTACTAATCATCAAAAATTAGAAGTTATAACAAAAATCTATTTGAAACATGAGACAAACATATCTGAAATTTTTATTGACGATGATAAGTTGATAATCATTGGAAATAGATCCGGATTTCATTTAGGTGAATTACCTGTTTCTACTAAAGAGGAAAAGACTACAGTTGAGTATCAACATCGTTATGATGTGAATAGAGGTACATGTTATGTTAAAATTTATGATTTAAATAATATTTATTCACCCAAAATAGTAAAAGACTATACTTTTGACGGTAATTATATTTTAGGTGAAATTATAGAACATAATCTTTACATGGTATCTTCTAGATATGTTAATTATTATAGTAATGTTATTCTGGAATGTAATGTTAATGAAACACTACTACCAGTTTTTATGGATAATATAACAAGACAGAGAAATATAGTTGATTATGATGAAATTAAATATTTCCCTGGTTCTATAGAAACTTCCTATTTAGTAACTATTGGAATTAATTTAGTTACTATGGAAGATGGACCTGATGTTGATGTTTATTTAGACACTTCAGGAAATATTTATCTATCA
- a CDS encoding DUF1540 domain-containing protein has translation MELGNYNASIGCTVEECKYHTNNDYCSLDHIKVVNSSESNLSNSIKTQEITDCASFEAK, from the coding sequence ATGGAATTAGGAAATTATAATGCTAGTATTGGATGTACGGTAGAAGAGTGTAAGTACCACACTAACAATGATTACTGTTCACTTGATCACATAAAAGTAGTTAATTCAAGTGAATCCAATTTATCTAATTCAATTAAGACACAAGAAATTACTGATTGCGCTAGTTTTGAAGCTAAATAA
- a CDS encoding YeiH family protein, with the protein MDKMIKKYVPGIVFVLAISIASMLLNDTLKVYINLEALTIAIIIGIIYNNTIGTQKVFNDGVKFSLKKLLKVGIVLLGFKLNINSLLQLGPKILIMVMVYVPVALILSVMLGKIFKVNKKLSTLIGVGSCICGASAVVAMAPCIGADDDDSVISVSIVSFLGAIGVLIYSGVAASQMDLSAIQYGAWSGLSLHGVAHALAAAFARGNEAGEIGTIVKMTRVLMLVPVSIVLSLTFNKRGTDSKKAKFPMYVLYFAIAGIINSLGIIPTSITDILTKVSSIFILMAMTAMGLSVNLKSILNKGVKALIIGTVLFAILSTGSLLVIRNIL; encoded by the coding sequence ATGGATAAAATGATTAAAAAGTATGTACCAGGTATTGTTTTTGTATTAGCTATTTCTATTGCATCAATGTTACTAAATGATACACTTAAGGTCTATATCAACTTAGAGGCACTTACAATAGCTATTATAATAGGTATTATCTACAATAATACTATAGGGACACAAAAAGTTTTTAATGATGGAGTAAAGTTTTCTTTGAAAAAATTACTTAAGGTAGGAATAGTTTTACTGGGATTTAAATTAAATATTAATTCATTATTACAATTGGGACCCAAAATACTAATAATGGTTATGGTATATGTACCAGTGGCTCTAATTTTATCAGTGATGTTAGGAAAAATATTTAAAGTTAACAAGAAATTATCTACTCTTATTGGTGTTGGATCATGTATATGTGGTGCATCTGCTGTAGTTGCTATGGCTCCATGTATTGGTGCAGATGATGATGACTCAGTAATATCAGTATCTATAGTGAGCTTTTTAGGTGCAATTGGGGTGTTAATCTATTCAGGGGTAGCAGCTAGCCAAATGGACTTATCAGCGATTCAATATGGAGCTTGGTCAGGACTTTCGCTACATGGTGTTGCACATGCTCTTGCTGCTGCATTTGCTAGAGGTAATGAAGCTGGAGAAATAGGAACTATTGTTAAAATGACAAGAGTTCTAATGCTTGTTCCAGTATCAATAGTTTTAAGTCTTACATTCAACAAGAGAGGAACTGATAGTAAGAAAGCTAAGTTTCCTATGTATGTACTATATTTTGCAATAGCGGGAATTATAAATTCATTGGGGATAATTCCAACTAGTATCACTGATATATTGACTAAAGTAAGCTCGATATTTATATTAATGGCTATGACAGCTATGGGATTATCCGTTAATTTAAAAAGTATATTAAATAAAGGTGTAAAAGCATTAATTATAGGAACAGTATTATTTGCTATTTTATCAACAGGAAGTCTTCTGGTAATTAGGAATATCTTATGA